The following are encoded together in the Saliniramus fredricksonii genome:
- a CDS encoding polymer-forming cytoskeletal protein, translating to MAEISGQLEGPLTLECDLVMRGRVKGTVTVPSGSRLDLEGVIMGDLVVEEGGAAIVHGAVAGTLVNHGGDVEVRGTVNCVHDYGDRLTRFGRDAKVGFDRARTAKTATGPAQD from the coding sequence ATGGCCGAAATCTCCGGGCAGCTCGAAGGCCCTCTCACCCTCGAATGTGATCTCGTCATGCGTGGGCGCGTCAAGGGCACCGTGACGGTGCCTTCCGGCTCGCGCCTTGATCTCGAAGGGGTGATCATGGGGGATCTCGTCGTCGAGGAGGGCGGTGCGGCCATCGTCCACGGGGCGGTGGCCGGAACGCTGGTCAATCACGGCGGTGACGTGGAAGTGCGCGGCACGGTCAATTGCGTGCATGATTACGGTGACAGGCTCACCCGGTTCGGGCGCGACGCCAAGGTCGGTTTCGACCGCGCCAGGACGGCGAAGACGGCGACCGGGCCGGCGCAAGACTGA